Proteins encoded together in one Terriglobus saanensis SP1PR4 window:
- a CDS encoding TonB-dependent receptor — protein sequence MKKILSVLLLMIAAVPYVSGQTSKGIVAGVVRDNSGAAVPNASVKIVSQDTGEERTVTTTGEGAYRVDAINPGRYKIRVEMPGFTASEVNDLRVLPSVVTTYDPKLAVGSVNDTVTVEAETNAINTENGQLSGTVGTQELSKVPIFSLNPFELVATLPGVVLINPNLNLNGTAGNYEQIQVNGARPRSNNFMLDGQDINDVGIGGQSFNPQIPDMYQTVTTLLNSASAEYGRSGGAVVNLITKSGTNQFHGSLFELYSGSGLESLDGVTRQQKPIPAGTPNPKARFDEHQFGFTAGGPIWKDKLFAFGGTQFTRFYGKSPSDQILLPTQAGYNQLATIAASSTTAASQVALFKSLLNGGSYLTTFAQAADSSKTLAVSAANCGGTACAIPLAFFQRAPVSQEEPDTQWEFRVDFIPRSNDTFSYRYLHDRSTFTPDLGLNVSGIPGFDAQEGGPAELAQGTWTHVFTPNLLNEFRASEVRLSSQFFGTPETLANPAAQIFNVTIAGSGFNTLGVSQNIPQGRIQQLYQFQDTVAWTKGRQSIRMGTDVARDHETDLIAQNALGQITYATGGAGASSFDNFISNQLGSGGTITRTFGPTRVDPHLWKIAGFIQDDIKLTPEFTLNVGVRYDYDTNPENSLTFPSVDVKNPYQAINTVVPVKADKNNFAPRVGFAYNPHFGFFSDGKTVIHAGLGIFYDVDFTNIIVNSAQSSPVAPTGLITGATSNGFGPNATTLLTTLTPALTAQSSVLSTSNNMVNPMTYQYNLGFERQLPAAIKLTVNYVGANGKKLFVTQQLNPFSNGVRLNPARGAVTVRNNGGDSNYNSAQVEVSRAFTHGISFRASYSFSKNLDDASEIFSTFSNPNTPYGANLQRQAQEYSNSTFDRRHIASFEYIFAPSGFHSANRGADLLLEAFTRHFIVSGTTQLASGPYSSFQIVGIDTSGDLNASNDRPIVGNSRAPITSVGIDGAYVDDPTAVPGVYYDLAANNATGAVTPITADQARFLIPNGSQFITREVGRNSFENPGQIFWNLAAEKDIPASFRHFEHAQFVLRAEGQNVGNHNNVSILDTNLIDVGTSNYLNKQNARENTSQNFRLWAKFIF from the coding sequence ATGAAAAAAATTCTGTCTGTTCTCCTGTTGATGATCGCCGCTGTACCGTACGTTTCCGGTCAGACCAGTAAGGGCATTGTTGCTGGCGTGGTGCGGGACAACTCAGGCGCGGCGGTTCCCAACGCGAGTGTCAAGATCGTCAGCCAGGACACCGGCGAAGAGCGCACGGTGACAACGACGGGCGAGGGTGCCTATCGCGTCGACGCCATCAATCCAGGACGTTACAAGATCCGTGTTGAGATGCCCGGCTTCACTGCATCCGAGGTCAATGACCTTCGCGTACTTCCATCCGTCGTGACGACCTACGACCCGAAGCTCGCTGTGGGTTCGGTGAATGACACCGTGACTGTCGAGGCGGAGACGAACGCCATCAATACAGAAAATGGACAGCTTTCCGGAACGGTTGGCACCCAGGAACTATCCAAGGTTCCGATCTTCTCCCTTAACCCATTCGAGTTGGTCGCAACGTTGCCTGGTGTAGTTCTGATCAACCCCAACCTCAACCTGAATGGTACCGCTGGAAACTACGAACAAATTCAGGTGAATGGAGCCCGTCCGCGTAGCAATAACTTTATGCTAGACGGCCAGGACATCAATGATGTGGGTATCGGCGGCCAATCTTTCAATCCTCAGATCCCGGACATGTACCAGACGGTCACGACCCTTCTGAACTCGGCTTCTGCCGAGTACGGACGCTCGGGCGGCGCCGTGGTCAACCTGATTACAAAGAGCGGAACGAATCAGTTTCACGGAAGCCTGTTCGAGCTTTATAGCGGTTCGGGTCTTGAATCTCTCGACGGCGTCACGCGCCAGCAGAAGCCCATTCCGGCTGGAACCCCTAACCCCAAGGCGCGGTTCGATGAGCATCAGTTTGGCTTCACAGCCGGTGGTCCGATTTGGAAAGACAAGCTTTTCGCCTTCGGCGGTACCCAGTTCACACGATTCTATGGAAAGTCACCCTCCGACCAAATCCTTCTGCCGACACAGGCGGGTTACAACCAGTTAGCGACGATCGCTGCAAGCTCGACAACGGCCGCGTCGCAGGTGGCGCTGTTCAAGAGTCTCTTAAACGGCGGAAGCTATCTGACGACGTTTGCTCAAGCTGCTGACAGCAGCAAGACCCTGGCCGTCAGTGCTGCGAACTGCGGTGGCACGGCCTGCGCGATTCCCCTTGCCTTCTTCCAGCGCGCCCCAGTCTCGCAGGAGGAGCCGGACACGCAGTGGGAGTTCCGAGTCGATTTCATTCCGCGTTCCAACGACACATTCTCATATCGTTATTTGCACGATCGCTCCACCTTCACTCCTGATCTTGGTCTCAATGTTTCTGGCATCCCAGGATTTGATGCCCAGGAGGGTGGACCTGCGGAACTGGCGCAAGGAACTTGGACTCATGTTTTCACCCCGAACCTCCTGAATGAGTTCAGGGCATCGGAGGTACGCCTAAGCTCGCAGTTCTTCGGAACTCCGGAAACTCTTGCAAATCCTGCCGCTCAAATCTTCAATGTCACGATCGCAGGGTCTGGATTCAATACGTTGGGAGTTTCCCAGAATATCCCTCAAGGCCGCATCCAGCAGCTCTATCAATTTCAAGATACCGTTGCCTGGACCAAAGGTCGGCAGTCCATCCGCATGGGCACGGACGTTGCGCGTGATCATGAGACCGATCTAATCGCTCAGAATGCTTTGGGTCAGATCACCTACGCCACGGGGGGCGCTGGTGCATCGTCGTTCGATAACTTCATCAGCAACCAGCTTGGATCGGGCGGAACCATCACCCGCACCTTTGGACCTACCCGCGTCGATCCCCACCTCTGGAAGATTGCTGGCTTCATCCAGGACGACATCAAGCTCACGCCGGAGTTCACGCTCAACGTCGGTGTCCGCTATGACTACGACACGAATCCAGAGAACTCCCTGACCTTCCCCTCTGTGGATGTGAAAAATCCCTACCAGGCCATTAACACCGTGGTTCCAGTGAAGGCGGATAAAAACAACTTCGCGCCTCGCGTTGGATTTGCCTACAATCCTCACTTCGGGTTTTTCAGCGACGGCAAGACGGTGATCCACGCTGGTTTGGGCATCTTCTACGACGTGGACTTCACCAACATCATCGTCAATTCCGCGCAGTCTTCACCCGTTGCGCCCACTGGTCTCATCACGGGAGCTACCTCCAACGGTTTCGGGCCGAATGCCACAACCCTTCTGACGACCTTGACGCCTGCTCTCACGGCTCAGTCTTCCGTGCTGAGCACCTCGAACAATATGGTCAATCCGATGACCTATCAGTACAATCTTGGTTTTGAGCGTCAACTTCCGGCCGCCATCAAGCTCACGGTCAACTATGTTGGGGCCAACGGCAAGAAGCTGTTTGTTACCCAACAGCTCAATCCGTTTTCGAACGGTGTTCGCCTCAATCCCGCACGCGGTGCCGTTACCGTTCGGAATAACGGCGGCGACTCAAACTACAACAGCGCACAAGTCGAAGTTTCGCGCGCGTTCACGCACGGCATCTCGTTCCGCGCCTCGTACTCGTTCTCGAAGAACCTGGACGATGCTTCGGAGATCTTCTCTACTTTCTCCAATCCAAATACGCCCTATGGCGCTAACTTGCAGCGCCAGGCGCAGGAATACAGCAACTCCACGTTTGATCGCCGTCATATTGCATCATTCGAATACATCTTTGCTCCGAGTGGTTTTCATTCTGCCAACCGCGGTGCGGACCTGCTTCTTGAGGCGTTCACGCGGCACTTCATCGTGTCGGGTACGACGCAACTCGCGTCTGGTCCGTATAGCTCCTTCCAGATCGTGGGTATTGACACAAGTGGGGATCTGAATGCCTCCAACGATCGGCCGATCGTTGGAAATTCGAGAGCACCCATCACCTCCGTTGGTATCGATGGAGCCTACGTTGACGACCCGACAGCAGTCCCTGGGGTTTACTACGACCTTGCGGCAAACAACGCTACGGGCGCCGTGACTCCCATTACCGCAGACCAGGCCCGCTTCCTCATTCCGAATGGTTCGCAGTTTATTACCCGGGAGGTGGGGCGGAACAGCTTCGAAAATCCAGGCCAGATTTTCTGGAACCTTGCTGCGGAGAAGGACATTCCGGCGTCATTCCGTCACTTCGAACACGCACAGTTCGTCCTGCGCGCCGAGGGTCAGAACGTCGGCAATCATAACAACGTAAGTATCCTGGACACGAATCTGATTGATGTCGGAACCTCCAACTACCTCAACAAGCAAAATGCACGAGAGAATACGAGCCAGAACTTCCGTCTCTGGGCGAAGTTCATCTTCTAA
- a CDS encoding 23S rRNA (pseudouridine(1915)-N(3))-methyltransferase RlmH has product MDTKICIFCHRSPRTRTLIPVRITLATIRDSAPRNSPLAALTRDYIERTNPFIPAEWTPLKTVPDLLALRARPASVLLLLDSTGRQYGSVEFANLLGSLRDGGKRSALLAIGPADGWSPADVKSADHLISLGPMTLPHQLAAVVLAEQIYRAATILARHPYHLGH; this is encoded by the coding sequence ATGGATACCAAAATCTGTATATTTTGCCACAGATCTCCTCGCACCCGTACTCTCATTCCTGTGCGCATCACCCTCGCCACAATCCGCGACTCCGCTCCGCGCAACTCCCCTCTCGCCGCACTCACCCGCGACTACATAGAGAGGACCAACCCGTTTATCCCCGCCGAGTGGACACCCCTCAAGACTGTCCCCGACCTCCTTGCCCTCCGCGCCAGGCCCGCCTCGGTTCTCCTTCTGCTCGACAGCACCGGGCGTCAGTATGGTTCGGTGGAGTTCGCCAACCTGCTTGGGTCGCTCCGCGATGGCGGCAAGCGATCCGCCCTCCTTGCCATCGGACCGGCGGATGGCTGGTCGCCTGCCGACGTTAAGAGCGCCGACCACCTCATCTCCCTTGGCCCCATGACCCTGCCCCACCAGCTCGCCGCCGTGGTCCTGGCCGAGCAGATCTATCGCGCGGCCACCATTTTGGCTCGCCACCCCTATCACCTGGGCCACTAG
- a CDS encoding LysR substrate-binding domain-containing protein: MTLDLDTLQTLVITHDLRGYRQAADRLGRTPSAISLQMKRLQDDVGAPLFRKNGRGTSLTEAGEIVLRYARKMLALNDELLHTVRGAHLAGSVRLGFSQDFAETVLPQVLSQFSALYPLVQMEVRIEGNAALVQAIETGEIDIALAVGQADRPTAEVLGELDLVWIAGDRFAARPGQPLPLVLLGPLCAFRKEAIRRLEDASIPWRIAAVSPSLAGLWASAIGGLGITARTALGLPAGLTWDKSLFDLPALDSFPATLHVRPGERSEVVEVLRDLIRQSVAAALPRHKRKHVGAKRASSASSPEITSPYSLIP; this comes from the coding sequence ATGACCCTAGACCTCGACACGCTGCAGACACTCGTCATCACCCATGATCTGCGCGGCTACCGGCAGGCGGCAGACCGGCTCGGCCGCACGCCTTCGGCGATCAGTCTGCAGATGAAGCGCCTGCAGGACGACGTCGGCGCGCCGCTCTTCCGCAAAAACGGCCGCGGAACTTCCCTCACTGAGGCGGGCGAGATCGTCCTCCGCTACGCACGCAAAATGCTCGCCCTCAACGACGAACTCCTGCACACCGTCCGTGGCGCGCATCTCGCCGGGAGCGTAAGGCTAGGCTTCTCGCAGGACTTCGCCGAAACCGTCCTTCCGCAGGTACTCTCTCAGTTCTCCGCGCTCTACCCGCTGGTGCAGATGGAGGTACGCATCGAAGGAAACGCCGCTCTGGTGCAGGCGATCGAGACAGGGGAGATCGACATCGCGCTCGCCGTGGGGCAAGCCGACCGCCCCACCGCAGAGGTACTGGGAGAGCTCGACCTCGTCTGGATCGCGGGAGACCGCTTCGCCGCCCGACCCGGCCAACCGCTTCCACTCGTCCTGCTCGGCCCGCTCTGCGCCTTCAGGAAGGAAGCCATACGCAGGCTCGAAGACGCGAGCATCCCCTGGCGCATCGCCGCCGTAAGCCCCAGCCTCGCGGGTCTGTGGGCTTCAGCCATCGGTGGGCTGGGCATCACCGCCCGCACCGCACTCGGCCTGCCCGCAGGCTTGACTTGGGATAAGTCCCTCTTTGACCTGCCCGCCCTCGACAGCTTCCCCGCCACGCTGCACGTTCGGCCGGGGGAGAGGTCGGAAGTCGTGGAGGTTCTCCGCGACCTTATCCGACAATCTGTGGCCGCCGCACTTCCACGGCACAAACGAAAACACGTTGGTGCAAAGAGAGCCTCATCCGCCTCTTCCCCAGAGATCACTTCACCGTATAGCCTCATCCCATGA
- a CDS encoding M3 family metallopeptidase — MAEIVAGAVLATSAAGVAQGTSDPLRVWVGNPDAAAVHAWVQGHLDEAARLEAQLLAVKGPRTVENTLAPFDEATRALDTASSGPSLLNNASPKKELRDVAQIEIQRVGKAGDELSLNRAVYEALRAVDVSKADAPTKFYMEKTLREYRLAGVDKDEATRNKVRDLQDKLTGLALRYQRNIAESVAHIEVKDVAELEGLPADYMHRHPANAEGVITITTDEPDYRPVMTYAKSTALRQRLFAAYNTRAYPVNKDLLLEVLGVRSELAHLLGFATWAELATADKMVGTPANVRVLIDELDKAARPAAAKEKAELIAFAQSKDSSITEIPEYSSSYWTEQYKRATYGFDSQSVRSYFPFAQVQEGVLHAASRIFHVSFVPAKDAEVWDPSVTVFDVTDGVAPGGKKLGRIYLDMHPRAGKNKWFNASTVVTGKRDVALPEARLNGNFAGGEAGDPGLMQYADVVTFFHEFGHMMHGVLGGHQEWVGIGPFSVEWDFVEAPSQMLEEFFANRAVIDTFAKDAKTGASMPKELFDKMVKADAFARGISIERQLMLANFSLTMHDRAPQTVDLDALLHEGYVKYAAFTEAPENRMYATFTHLMGYSSNYYTYMQSKVIALDFFAQFDEKNLLDGPAAMRYRKTVLEPGGSVSANTLVKNFLGRPQSYDAVRKWINEEFAAPVK; from the coding sequence ATGGCGGAGATTGTGGCGGGAGCAGTGTTGGCGACGAGTGCAGCGGGTGTGGCACAGGGTACGAGCGATCCTTTGCGGGTCTGGGTCGGGAATCCCGATGCGGCGGCGGTGCATGCGTGGGTGCAGGGGCATCTGGACGAGGCGGCCAGGCTGGAGGCGCAGTTGCTTGCGGTGAAGGGGCCGCGCACGGTGGAGAACACGCTGGCTCCGTTTGATGAGGCGACACGTGCTCTGGATACAGCGAGCAGTGGGCCGAGTCTGCTGAATAATGCATCGCCAAAGAAGGAGTTGCGCGATGTGGCCCAGATAGAGATTCAGCGCGTGGGCAAGGCCGGGGATGAGCTTTCGCTCAATCGCGCGGTGTATGAGGCCCTGCGGGCCGTGGACGTTTCGAAGGCCGATGCGCCGACGAAGTTCTATATGGAGAAGACGCTGCGGGAGTATCGTTTGGCGGGCGTGGACAAGGACGAGGCGACGCGCAACAAGGTGCGCGACCTGCAGGACAAGCTGACCGGGCTGGCGCTGCGCTACCAGCGCAACATCGCCGAGAGCGTAGCGCACATCGAGGTGAAGGATGTCGCCGAACTGGAAGGTCTGCCTGCGGATTACATGCATCGGCATCCTGCGAACGCGGAGGGCGTGATTACCATCACGACCGATGAGCCGGACTATCGCCCGGTGATGACCTATGCGAAGTCGACCGCCCTGCGGCAGCGCCTGTTTGCGGCGTACAACACGCGGGCGTATCCGGTGAATAAGGACCTGTTGCTGGAGGTTCTGGGTGTGCGCTCGGAGCTGGCGCACCTGCTGGGATTTGCCACGTGGGCGGAACTGGCGACGGCGGACAAGATGGTCGGCACGCCCGCGAACGTCCGTGTGCTGATCGATGAGCTGGACAAGGCGGCTCGCCCGGCGGCAGCGAAGGAGAAGGCGGAGCTGATCGCCTTTGCACAGTCGAAGGACAGCTCGATCACCGAGATTCCGGAGTACAGCTCCAGCTACTGGACGGAGCAGTACAAGCGCGCGACGTACGGCTTCGATTCGCAGTCGGTGCGCAGCTACTTCCCTTTTGCGCAGGTGCAGGAGGGTGTTCTCCATGCCGCTTCGCGGATCTTCCACGTCAGCTTTGTTCCGGCGAAGGATGCGGAGGTGTGGGACCCTTCGGTGACGGTCTTTGACGTGACGGACGGTGTCGCTCCCGGAGGAAAGAAGCTGGGGCGGATCTATCTGGACATGCATCCCCGCGCGGGCAAGAACAAGTGGTTCAACGCCAGCACGGTGGTGACGGGCAAGCGCGATGTGGCGCTTCCCGAGGCGCGGCTGAATGGCAATTTTGCAGGTGGAGAGGCGGGCGATCCCGGGCTGATGCAGTATGCGGACGTCGTCACCTTCTTCCACGAGTTCGGCCACATGATGCATGGCGTTCTTGGCGGTCACCAGGAGTGGGTGGGCATTGGGCCGTTCTCGGTGGAGTGGGACTTTGTCGAAGCGCCTTCGCAGATGCTGGAGGAGTTCTTCGCCAATCGCGCCGTGATCGATACCTTCGCCAAGGATGCGAAGACGGGCGCGTCGATGCCGAAGGAGCTCTTCGACAAGATGGTGAAGGCGGATGCCTTTGCACGGGGCATCTCGATCGAGCGGCAGTTGATGCTGGCGAACTTTTCGCTGACGATGCACGACCGCGCGCCGCAGACGGTGGACCTGGATGCCCTGCTGCACGAGGGTTACGTGAAGTACGCCGCGTTCACGGAGGCTCCGGAGAACCGGATGTACGCGACCTTCACGCACCTGATGGGCTACAGCTCGAACTACTACACCTACATGCAGAGCAAGGTGATCGCGCTGGATTTCTTCGCGCAGTTCGACGAGAAGAACCTGCTGGATGGACCGGCAGCGATGCGCTATCGCAAGACCGTACTGGAACCGGGTGGGAGCGTGAGCGCCAATACGCTGGTGAAGAACTTCCTCGGCCGACCGCAGAGCTATGACGCGGTGCGGAAGTGGATCAACGAGGAGTTCGCTGCTCCGGTTAAGTGA
- the rsfS gene encoding ribosome silencing factor produces the protein MPTLETDQLLAAAVDACDSKKAEDIRILALDVSESALTDYFLICNGTNDRQNVAISDEIEYRLKHDFGVYPNSVEGRRQGEWVLMDYVDFVVHIFLPETRAHYGLERLKKSATQLTLAQLQTEIKARMANLAKSRVKTPAKKAAPAKAAPAKKAAPAKSPVKKAAAKKVAVKAVAKKTSVKTVTKKAPAKKAPAKKTAAKK, from the coding sequence ATGCCCACACTTGAAACCGATCAGCTCCTTGCCGCGGCCGTAGATGCCTGCGACAGCAAAAAAGCTGAAGACATCCGTATCCTCGCCCTCGACGTCTCGGAGAGCGCTCTCACCGACTACTTCCTCATCTGCAACGGCACCAACGACCGCCAGAACGTCGCCATCTCGGACGAGATCGAGTACCGCCTGAAACATGACTTCGGCGTCTACCCTAACTCCGTCGAAGGCCGCCGCCAGGGCGAGTGGGTCCTGATGGACTACGTCGACTTCGTCGTCCACATCTTCCTGCCCGAAACCCGCGCTCACTACGGCCTGGAACGCCTGAAGAAGTCCGCGACCCAACTCACACTCGCCCAGCTTCAAACCGAGATCAAGGCCCGCATGGCCAACCTCGCCAAGTCGCGCGTGAAGACCCCGGCAAAGAAGGCTGCTCCCGCAAAAGCAGCACCGGCGAAGAAAGCTGCTCCGGCCAAGTCACCCGTCAAGAAAGCAGCCGCGAAGAAAGTCGCCGTCAAAGCAGTGGCAAAGAAAACATCGGTAAAGACAGTGACAAAGAAAGCTCCAGCCAAGAAAGCCCCTGCGAAAAAGACTGCCGCAAAGAAATAG
- a CDS encoding lipocalin-like domain-containing protein gives MKTLSVVRILVCSLIVLACGGSTTKAQETLASRLVGTWRLVFVDNVLPDASRVHLYGENPQGILTFDASGHYALQILRADRPKFAAKDKSKGTPQENEAAVQGSNSHFGMYSVNEAEHTVTFSIEHAFFPNWEGTKQTRSFVLMGDEFRYLVPTPTTGGNVTGEVEWKRVSR, from the coding sequence ATGAAGACTTTGAGCGTGGTTCGGATTTTGGTGTGCAGCCTGATAGTTTTGGCGTGCGGTGGTTCTACGACGAAAGCGCAGGAGACGCTTGCTTCCCGGCTGGTTGGAACGTGGCGGCTTGTCTTCGTGGACAATGTTCTTCCGGATGCGAGCCGCGTGCACCTCTATGGGGAGAATCCGCAGGGGATTCTCACCTTCGATGCGAGCGGGCATTACGCGCTGCAGATCCTGCGGGCCGATCGACCGAAGTTTGCCGCGAAGGATAAGAGCAAGGGGACGCCGCAGGAGAATGAAGCGGCGGTCCAGGGTAGCAATAGCCACTTCGGGATGTACTCGGTGAACGAAGCGGAGCATACGGTGACGTTCTCCATCGAGCATGCCTTCTTTCCGAATTGGGAGGGGACGAAGCAGACGCGGAGTTTTGTTCTGATGGGGGATGAGTTCAGGTATCTGGTGCCGACGCCTACGACGGGTGGGAATGTGACCGGAGAGGTGGAGTGGAAGCGGGTGTCGCGCTGA
- the cobO gene encoding cob(I)yrinic acid a,c-diamide adenosyltransferase, protein MDQTETQRRGLILINTGPGKGKTTAALGTALRAAGNGMRVLVLQFLKGSWHYGELDSIARLAPDMEIRQLGRGFVKVGGAEADPEDLALVADAWRVSAEAIASGEYDLIVLDEINYAISYGMLDPEVVAKVLQDRPEMLHVILTGRSAHPTLVALADTVTEMREVKHAYQKGILAQKGIEF, encoded by the coding sequence ATGGACCAGACAGAGACCCAGCGCCGCGGACTTATCCTGATCAACACCGGTCCAGGCAAGGGCAAGACCACCGCCGCGCTCGGCACAGCCCTGCGTGCCGCGGGCAATGGCATGCGCGTCCTCGTTCTGCAGTTCCTGAAAGGCTCCTGGCACTACGGGGAACTCGACAGCATCGCCCGCCTTGCCCCGGACATGGAAATCCGCCAGCTAGGCCGCGGCTTCGTCAAGGTCGGTGGAGCGGAGGCCGATCCCGAAGACCTCGCCCTCGTCGCCGACGCCTGGCGCGTCTCCGCCGAAGCCATCGCCTCCGGCGAGTACGACCTCATCGTTCTCGATGAGATCAACTACGCCATCAGCTACGGCATGCTCGACCCAGAGGTTGTGGCCAAAGTCCTGCAGGACCGTCCCGAGATGCTCCACGTCATCCTTACCGGTCGCAGCGCCCATCCCACTCTGGTCGCCCTGGCGGACACCGTCACCGAGATGCGCGAGGTCAAACACGCCTATCAAAAAGGCATCCTCGCGCAAAAGGGTATCGAGTTCTAG
- a CDS encoding glycoside hydrolase family 35 protein — protein sequence MNLRAIATLALAFTLPAVAQQVPHSFAAVGDHFELDGKPFRILTGEMHYARIPRARWDDAMQKAKALGLNAITTYVFWNVHEPRPGVYDFTGQNDLGEYLAAAQRAGLKVILRPGPYACAEWEFGGYPAWLIKDPTVVVRSSDPKFMKPVAKWFHRLGQEVQPYLAANGGPIIAVQVENEYGSFGNDHAYMEQMKDLVISSGIGGKNPKKAVDEDGKNVPQDTGTMLYTADGGVQLPNGTLPELPAVVNFGGGQAKSELARYEAFRPNGPRMVGEYWAGWFDHWGNNHQKTNAAEQVAEYEYMLKRGYSVSLYMLYGGTSFGWMAGANSGDKAPYEPDVTSYDYDAPIDERGNPTPKYFALREVIQRVTGITPPPVPETAATVAYPIAPILQTASLWDNLSKPHTSVTTLTMEDIDQAYGYILYTTQLSAGQQGELKLDELHDYAQVYLDHKLVGTLDRRHQQSSLTLPAAAGVRELEILVENSSRINYSLALRGERKGITHRALLNGTELSNWKIYPLPLDHPEAILFKNAPCSGPCFFRTSISAPAAMTLPADTFLETTAIHKGFAWVNAVALGRAWNIGPQAALFVPGSWLHSGENQLIVFDLTAEGAPALSTRKDTLYIPGADEAKHPAASTINHP from the coding sequence ATGAACCTCCGCGCCATTGCCACGCTCGCTCTTGCTTTTACGCTGCCCGCCGTCGCTCAACAGGTGCCCCACAGCTTCGCCGCCGTAGGCGACCACTTCGAGCTCGACGGCAAACCCTTCCGCATCCTCACCGGCGAGATGCACTACGCGCGCATCCCCCGCGCCCGCTGGGACGACGCCATGCAGAAGGCGAAGGCGCTCGGCCTGAATGCCATCACCACCTACGTCTTCTGGAACGTGCATGAGCCGCGCCCCGGCGTCTACGACTTCACCGGACAGAACGACCTCGGCGAATACCTCGCCGCCGCCCAGCGCGCGGGCCTCAAAGTCATCCTCCGCCCCGGCCCCTACGCCTGCGCCGAGTGGGAGTTCGGCGGCTACCCCGCGTGGCTCATCAAAGATCCCACCGTCGTCGTGCGCTCCTCCGATCCTAAGTTCATGAAGCCCGTCGCCAAGTGGTTTCACCGCCTGGGCCAGGAGGTGCAGCCCTACCTCGCCGCCAATGGCGGGCCCATCATCGCCGTGCAGGTCGAAAACGAATACGGCTCCTTCGGCAACGACCATGCCTACATGGAGCAGATGAAGGACCTCGTCATCTCCAGCGGCATCGGCGGCAAAAATCCGAAGAAGGCCGTCGATGAAGATGGCAAGAATGTGCCCCAGGACACCGGCACCATGCTCTACACCGCCGACGGTGGCGTACAGCTTCCCAACGGCACACTGCCCGAACTTCCCGCCGTCGTGAACTTCGGTGGAGGCCAGGCGAAATCCGAGCTGGCAAGATATGAGGCCTTCCGTCCCAACGGTCCGCGCATGGTCGGCGAATACTGGGCTGGCTGGTTCGATCACTGGGGCAACAACCATCAGAAGACCAACGCCGCCGAGCAGGTCGCCGAGTACGAATACATGTTGAAGCGTGGCTACTCCGTCAGCCTCTACATGCTCTACGGCGGCACCAGCTTCGGCTGGATGGCCGGGGCCAACAGCGGCGACAAAGCTCCGTATGAGCCCGACGTCACCAGCTACGACTACGACGCGCCCATCGACGAGCGCGGCAATCCGACGCCGAAGTACTTCGCCCTGCGCGAGGTCATCCAACGCGTCACGGGCATCACACCCCCACCCGTGCCGGAGACGGCCGCCACCGTAGCCTATCCCATCGCGCCCATCCTGCAGACGGCCTCGCTCTGGGACAATCTCTCCAAACCGCATACCTCCGTCACGACGCTGACGATGGAAGACATCGACCAGGCCTACGGCTACATCCTCTATACGACGCAGCTCTCAGCAGGGCAGCAGGGTGAGCTCAAGCTCGACGAACTCCACGACTACGCCCAGGTCTATCTCGACCACAAACTCGTCGGGACACTCGACCGTCGCCATCAGCAAAGCAGTCTTACTCTGCCCGCTGCCGCCGGCGTGCGCGAACTTGAGATCCTTGTAGAAAACTCCAGCCGCATTAACTACTCCCTCGCTCTCCGCGGCGAACGCAAAGGCATCACACACCGCGCCCTGCTCAACGGAACCGAGCTGAGCAACTGGAAGATCTATCCGCTCCCGCTCGATCACCCCGAAGCGATCCTCTTCAAAAACGCGCCGTGCAGCGGCCCGTGCTTCTTCCGCACTTCGATCAGCGCCCCCGCAGCCATGACCCTGCCTGCGGACACCTTCCTCGAAACGACCGCGATCCACAAGGGCTTTGCCTGGGTCAACGCTGTGGCCCTCGGCCGCGCCTGGAACATCGGTCCGCAAGCCGCGCTCTTCGTTCCCGGAAGCTGGCTGCACAGCGGCGAAAACCAGCTCATCGTCTTTGACTTGACCGCCGAAGGCGCCCCTGCCCTCTCCACAAGAAAAGACACCCTCTACATCCCCGGCGCGGACGAAGCCAAACACCCCGCCGCCAGCACCATCAACCACCCCTAG